A portion of the Cryptomeria japonica chromosome 5, Sugi_1.0, whole genome shotgun sequence genome contains these proteins:
- the LOC131055038 gene encoding pathogenesis-related protein 1B: MLWLLLLLFFVQLCSTSAQDVRRQYLDPHNRARSQVGVGPLVWDNTLAAYAQNYANKRKADCALRHSGGPYGENLFWGSGREYTPADAVRSWVDEKKYYNYNSNSCAPGQQCGHYTQVVWRNTKKVGCARVKCNNGAIFIICNYNPPGNVNGQRPYLTSLLTSVSSV, from the coding sequence atgttgtggcTTCTTCTCTTACTCTTCTTTGTGCAACTGTGTTCAACTTCAGCCCAGGATGTGCGAAGACAGTATTTAGATCCCCACAACAGGGCCAGATCTCAAGTGGGTGTAGGCCCTCTTGTGTGGGACAATACTCTCGCTGCCTATGCCCAGAACTATGCTAATAAACGCAAGGCAGACTGTGCCTTGAGGCATTCTGGCGGTCCCTATGGAGAAAACCTTTTCTGGGGAAGTGGTAGGGAATACACTCCTGCAGATGCAGTGCGTTCATGGGTTGATGAGAAGAAGTATTACAATTATAATTCCAATTCATGCGCTCCAGGGCAACAGTGTGGGCATTAtactcaagtggtatggagaaATACCAAGAAGGTTGGGTGTGCTCGTGTTAAATGCAATAATGGTGCCATTTTCATCATCTGCAATTACAACCCACCTGGGAATGTTAATGGGCAGAGGCCATACTTGACTTCCTTACTCACTTCTGTTTCCTCTGTCTAG